The proteins below are encoded in one region of Neodiprion virginianus isolate iyNeoVirg1 chromosome 7, iyNeoVirg1.1, whole genome shotgun sequence:
- the LOC124308582 gene encoding uncharacterized protein LOC124308582 isoform X5 yields the protein MELKFHIIIFVVLVVAFGIDAKWGGSRGSSSRGSSSRGSSSRGSSSRGSSWFGGSSSRRKETSHPISSSKTNWWSSSKPSTNHNTGSSHTFLTSERGVGSSSVHRPSSSGSDPFRGASAPSLSHGSNTNNSPLRPFGTVPPPRHTDNRPLTPPPPGFVIPPKHTSVTQKTPIITRPTSRPVVRQPIQNHRNSTPNYGAPAPGFRRNVTSFGGSSYPRQPAYYDPTQTYLQPQTVYPHGNIQPIHNHIYPQQGSVLPPNPAPTYVILPGQQSYSSGRQTGDIFKEALIHAGVNAAVHRLTAPSYYDHYHQNSWSSYGVPPSSQGSYVTSTHIVNNYYDQGSGGAPMNNGGGGSSFPPNYPAQNYPSFSSGSSQPAPPPSVGYPTGNTGSNGNSGPQGTFVSPGNPNSGLPSNGISSPSQNNGQGQSNPTYNWPMAVSDEELWNITEKLFSMDENNAQKYITLNLQNKTTANSTNITDASPQPLFNIQHEAYQIQTVRAIRSLYQAASQVENKTRENSRKEEALLIDLLLNTNVMSATMGFLEKKNLIGRDYYEQKESLKHIWFTPYDGSSSGFKRVFQGEIIGGKILYGIQDWIAFDFAEKSGRANYLSYTEKLELGKAPQTASILKINYEISGIKKNGTSLFIGTSPELELALYTICHYARPNNYCNIALGGTRFMLYTHTFRYFGADLIDLGLPIV from the exons ATGGAACTGAAATTCcacataataatttttgtcgtGCTCGTTGTAGCTTTCG GCATTGACGCAAAATGGGGTGGATCTCGTGGAAGTTCGTCTCGCGGAAGTTCGTCTCGCGGAAGTTCGTCTCGTGGAAGTTCATCCCGTGGATCTTCGTGGTTTGGTGGAAGTTCGTCTCGTAGGAAGGAAACATCTCACCCAATTTCAAGCTCTAAAACAAACTGGTGGTCTAGTTCGAAGCCATCGACAAACCACAACACAG GATCATCACACACGTTTTTGACCTCAGAACGTGGAGTTGGTTCATCGTCAG TTCACCGCCCATCAAGCTCGGGATCGGATCCATTTCGAGGTGCCAGTGCTCCGTCATTAAGTCACG GCAGCAACACCAACAACTCACCGTTGAGGCCATTTGGCACTGTCCCACCTCCGAGACATActg ACAATAGACCTCTGACACCTCCACCCCCTGGATTTGTTATACCTCCTAAGCACACATCGGTGACACAGAAAACCCCAATAATCACGAGACCCACATCTCGCCCAG TTGTCCGTCAACCTATTCAAAACCATCGCAATTCAACACCAAACTACGGTGCTCCGGCACCTGGTTTCAGAAGAAACGTAACTTCTTTCGGAGGAAGCAGCTATCCCAGGCAGCCAGCGTACTATGATCCAACCCAAACATACTTGCAGCCGCAGACAGTGTATCCGCATGGTAACATACAACCGATCCACAATCACATATATCCTCAGCAGGGATCCGTTCTGCCTCCAAACCCTGCGCCAACCTATGTGATATTACCGGGACAACAGTCTTATAGTTCGGGCAGACAGACGGGAGACATTTTCAAAGAGGCACTGATACATGCCGGCGTCAATGCTGCCGTTCACAGACTAACAGCTCCCAGCTACTACGATCACTACCATCAGAATTCCTGGAGCAGCTACGGTGTTCCTCCTTCTTCTCAAGGCAGCTATGTGACATCCACGCACATAGTCAACAATTACTATGACCAGGGATCTGGGGGTGCCCCGATGAATAATGGAGGCGGTGGTTCCAGTTTCCCACCAAATTACCCCGCGCAGAATTACCCCAGCTTCTCTTCGGGTAGTTCGCAACCTGCGCCTCCACCTAGCGTTGGATACCCAACTGGAAATACTGGAAGTAACGGCAATTCCGGACCTCAGGGTACGTTTGTTTCACCTGGAAATCCCAACTCCGGGCTGCCGTCAAATGGTATTTCTTCTCCGTCCCAAAATAATGGACAGGGACAATCAAATCCCACCTACAACTGGCCTATGGCAGTTTCTGATGAAGAGTTGTGGAACATTACTGAGAAACTATTTAGcatggatgaaaataatgcCCAAAAGTATATCACCCTGAATTTGCAGAACAAGACAACTGCTAACAGCACCAACATCACAGACGCTTCTCCTCAGCC CTTGTTCAACATTCAGCACGAGGCGTACCAGATTCAGACTGTTCGAGCGATTCGCTCTTTGTATCAAGCAGCATCTCAAGTAGAGAACAAGACGCGTGAAAACAGTAGAAAAGAAGAGGCGCTCTTAATTGATTTGTTACTGAACACAAACGTTATGTCTGCGACAATGGGATTTTTGGAGAAGAAGAATCTGATAGGACGAGATTATTACGAACAAAAAGAATCTCTGAAGCACATATGGTTCACCCCCTACGATGGATCCTCGTCAGGATTCAAACGAGTATTTCAAGGGGAAATCATCGGTGGTAAGATTTTGTACGGCATACAAGACTGGATAGCGTTTGACTTTGCAGAAAAATCCGGCCGTGCCAATTACCTGAGTTACACCGAAAAATTAGAACTAGGAAAG GCTCCTCAAACAGCGTCGATTCTCAAAATCAACTATGAAATTagtggaattaaaaaaaatgggacTTCCCTGTTTATCGGAACTTCCCCGGAATTGGAGCTGGCCCTATACACTATCTGCCACTATGCAAGACCCAACAATTATTGCAATATCGCACTCGGGGGAACGCGTTTCATGCTGTACACTCACACGTTCCGGTACTTCGGAGCTGACTTGATCGACCTTGGCCTTCCTATAGTGTAA
- the LOC124308582 gene encoding uncharacterized protein LOC124308582 isoform X8 yields MELKFHIIIFVVLVVAFGIDAKWGGSRGSSSRGSSSRGSSSRGSSSRGSSWFGGSSSRRKETSHPISSSKTNWWSSSKPSTNHNTGSSHTFLTSERGVGSSSGSNTNNSPLRPFGTVPPPRHTDNRPLTPPPPGFVIPPKHTSVTQKTPIITRPTSRPVVRQPIQNHRNSTPNYGAPAPGFRRNVTSFGGSSYPRQPAYYDPTQTYLQPQTVYPHGNIQPIHNHIYPQQGSVLPPNPAPTYVILPGQQSYSSGRQTGDIFKEALIHAGVNAAVHRLTAPSYYDHYHQNSWSSYGVPPSSQGSYVTSTHIVNNYYDQGSGGAPMNNGGGGSSFPPNYPAQNYPSFSSGSSQPAPPPSVGYPTGNTGSNGNSGPQGTFVSPGNPNSGLPSNGISSPSQNNGQGQSNPTYNWPMAVSDEELWNITEKLFSMDENNAQKYITLNLQNKTTANSTNITDASPQPLFNIQHEAYQIQTVRAIRSLYQAASQVENKTRENSRKEEALLIDLLLNTNVMSATMGFLEKKNLIGRDYYEQKESLKHIWFTPYDGSSSGFKRVFQGEIIGGKILYGIQDWIAFDFAEKSGRANYLSYTEKLELGKAPQTASILKINYEISGIKKNGTSLFIGTSPELELALYTICHYARPNNYCNIALGGTRFMLYTHTFRYFGADLIDLGLPIV; encoded by the exons ATGGAACTGAAATTCcacataataatttttgtcgtGCTCGTTGTAGCTTTCG GCATTGACGCAAAATGGGGTGGATCTCGTGGAAGTTCGTCTCGCGGAAGTTCGTCTCGCGGAAGTTCGTCTCGTGGAAGTTCATCCCGTGGATCTTCGTGGTTTGGTGGAAGTTCGTCTCGTAGGAAGGAAACATCTCACCCAATTTCAAGCTCTAAAACAAACTGGTGGTCTAGTTCGAAGCCATCGACAAACCACAACACAG GATCATCACACACGTTTTTGACCTCAGAACGTGGAGTTGGTTCATCGTCAG GCAGCAACACCAACAACTCACCGTTGAGGCCATTTGGCACTGTCCCACCTCCGAGACATActg ACAATAGACCTCTGACACCTCCACCCCCTGGATTTGTTATACCTCCTAAGCACACATCGGTGACACAGAAAACCCCAATAATCACGAGACCCACATCTCGCCCAG TTGTCCGTCAACCTATTCAAAACCATCGCAATTCAACACCAAACTACGGTGCTCCGGCACCTGGTTTCAGAAGAAACGTAACTTCTTTCGGAGGAAGCAGCTATCCCAGGCAGCCAGCGTACTATGATCCAACCCAAACATACTTGCAGCCGCAGACAGTGTATCCGCATGGTAACATACAACCGATCCACAATCACATATATCCTCAGCAGGGATCCGTTCTGCCTCCAAACCCTGCGCCAACCTATGTGATATTACCGGGACAACAGTCTTATAGTTCGGGCAGACAGACGGGAGACATTTTCAAAGAGGCACTGATACATGCCGGCGTCAATGCTGCCGTTCACAGACTAACAGCTCCCAGCTACTACGATCACTACCATCAGAATTCCTGGAGCAGCTACGGTGTTCCTCCTTCTTCTCAAGGCAGCTATGTGACATCCACGCACATAGTCAACAATTACTATGACCAGGGATCTGGGGGTGCCCCGATGAATAATGGAGGCGGTGGTTCCAGTTTCCCACCAAATTACCCCGCGCAGAATTACCCCAGCTTCTCTTCGGGTAGTTCGCAACCTGCGCCTCCACCTAGCGTTGGATACCCAACTGGAAATACTGGAAGTAACGGCAATTCCGGACCTCAGGGTACGTTTGTTTCACCTGGAAATCCCAACTCCGGGCTGCCGTCAAATGGTATTTCTTCTCCGTCCCAAAATAATGGACAGGGACAATCAAATCCCACCTACAACTGGCCTATGGCAGTTTCTGATGAAGAGTTGTGGAACATTACTGAGAAACTATTTAGcatggatgaaaataatgcCCAAAAGTATATCACCCTGAATTTGCAGAACAAGACAACTGCTAACAGCACCAACATCACAGACGCTTCTCCTCAGCC CTTGTTCAACATTCAGCACGAGGCGTACCAGATTCAGACTGTTCGAGCGATTCGCTCTTTGTATCAAGCAGCATCTCAAGTAGAGAACAAGACGCGTGAAAACAGTAGAAAAGAAGAGGCGCTCTTAATTGATTTGTTACTGAACACAAACGTTATGTCTGCGACAATGGGATTTTTGGAGAAGAAGAATCTGATAGGACGAGATTATTACGAACAAAAAGAATCTCTGAAGCACATATGGTTCACCCCCTACGATGGATCCTCGTCAGGATTCAAACGAGTATTTCAAGGGGAAATCATCGGTGGTAAGATTTTGTACGGCATACAAGACTGGATAGCGTTTGACTTTGCAGAAAAATCCGGCCGTGCCAATTACCTGAGTTACACCGAAAAATTAGAACTAGGAAAG GCTCCTCAAACAGCGTCGATTCTCAAAATCAACTATGAAATTagtggaattaaaaaaaatgggacTTCCCTGTTTATCGGAACTTCCCCGGAATTGGAGCTGGCCCTATACACTATCTGCCACTATGCAAGACCCAACAATTATTGCAATATCGCACTCGGGGGAACGCGTTTCATGCTGTACACTCACACGTTCCGGTACTTCGGAGCTGACTTGATCGACCTTGGCCTTCCTATAGTGTAA
- the LOC124308582 gene encoding atrophin-1-like isoform X1 — protein sequence MELKFHIIIFVVLVVAFGIDAKWGGSRGSSSRGSSSRGSSSRGSSSRGSSWFGGSSSRRKETSHPISSSKTNWWSSSKPSTNHNTGSSHTFLTSERGVGSSSVHRPSSSGSDPFRGASAPSLSHGSNTNNSPLRPFGTVPPPRHTGSSTNNSPLRPFGTVPPPPIHRNDFNNRPLTPPPPGFVIPPKHTSVTQKTPIITRPTSRPVVRQPIQNHRNSTPNYGAPAPGFRRNVTSFGGSSYPRQPAYYDPTQTYLQPQTVYPHGNIQPIHNHIYPQQGSVLPPNPAPTYVILPGQQSYSSGRQTGDIFKEALIHAGVNAAVHRLTAPSYYDHYHQNSWSSYGVPPSSQGSYVTSTHIVNNYYDQGSGGAPMNNGGGGSSFPPNYPAQNYPSFSSGSSQPAPPPSVGYPTGNTGSNGNSGPQGTFVSPGNPNSGLPSNGISSPSQNNGQGQSNPTYNWPMAVSDEELWNITEKLFSMDENNAQKYITLNLQNKTTANSTNITDASPQPLFNIQHEAYQIQTVRAIRSLYQAASQVENKTRENSRKEEALLIDLLLNTNVMSATMGFLEKKNLIGRDYYEQKESLKHIWFTPYDGSSSGFKRVFQGEIIGGKILYGIQDWIAFDFAEKSGRANYLSYTEKLELGKAPQTASILKINYEISGIKKNGTSLFIGTSPELELALYTICHYARPNNYCNIALGGTRFMLYTHTFRYFGADLIDLGLPIV from the exons ATGGAACTGAAATTCcacataataatttttgtcgtGCTCGTTGTAGCTTTCG GCATTGACGCAAAATGGGGTGGATCTCGTGGAAGTTCGTCTCGCGGAAGTTCGTCTCGCGGAAGTTCGTCTCGTGGAAGTTCATCCCGTGGATCTTCGTGGTTTGGTGGAAGTTCGTCTCGTAGGAAGGAAACATCTCACCCAATTTCAAGCTCTAAAACAAACTGGTGGTCTAGTTCGAAGCCATCGACAAACCACAACACAG GATCATCACACACGTTTTTGACCTCAGAACGTGGAGTTGGTTCATCGTCAG TTCACCGCCCATCAAGCTCGGGATCGGATCCATTTCGAGGTGCCAGTGCTCCGTCATTAAGTCACG GCAGCAACACCAACAACTCACCGTTGAGGCCATTTGGCACTGTCCCACCTCCGAGACATActg GCAGCAGCACCAACAACTCACCGTTGAGACCATTTGGCACTGTCCCACCTCCACCAATCCACCGTAATGATTTTA ACAATAGACCTCTGACACCTCCACCCCCTGGATTTGTTATACCTCCTAAGCACACATCGGTGACACAGAAAACCCCAATAATCACGAGACCCACATCTCGCCCAG TTGTCCGTCAACCTATTCAAAACCATCGCAATTCAACACCAAACTACGGTGCTCCGGCACCTGGTTTCAGAAGAAACGTAACTTCTTTCGGAGGAAGCAGCTATCCCAGGCAGCCAGCGTACTATGATCCAACCCAAACATACTTGCAGCCGCAGACAGTGTATCCGCATGGTAACATACAACCGATCCACAATCACATATATCCTCAGCAGGGATCCGTTCTGCCTCCAAACCCTGCGCCAACCTATGTGATATTACCGGGACAACAGTCTTATAGTTCGGGCAGACAGACGGGAGACATTTTCAAAGAGGCACTGATACATGCCGGCGTCAATGCTGCCGTTCACAGACTAACAGCTCCCAGCTACTACGATCACTACCATCAGAATTCCTGGAGCAGCTACGGTGTTCCTCCTTCTTCTCAAGGCAGCTATGTGACATCCACGCACATAGTCAACAATTACTATGACCAGGGATCTGGGGGTGCCCCGATGAATAATGGAGGCGGTGGTTCCAGTTTCCCACCAAATTACCCCGCGCAGAATTACCCCAGCTTCTCTTCGGGTAGTTCGCAACCTGCGCCTCCACCTAGCGTTGGATACCCAACTGGAAATACTGGAAGTAACGGCAATTCCGGACCTCAGGGTACGTTTGTTTCACCTGGAAATCCCAACTCCGGGCTGCCGTCAAATGGTATTTCTTCTCCGTCCCAAAATAATGGACAGGGACAATCAAATCCCACCTACAACTGGCCTATGGCAGTTTCTGATGAAGAGTTGTGGAACATTACTGAGAAACTATTTAGcatggatgaaaataatgcCCAAAAGTATATCACCCTGAATTTGCAGAACAAGACAACTGCTAACAGCACCAACATCACAGACGCTTCTCCTCAGCC CTTGTTCAACATTCAGCACGAGGCGTACCAGATTCAGACTGTTCGAGCGATTCGCTCTTTGTATCAAGCAGCATCTCAAGTAGAGAACAAGACGCGTGAAAACAGTAGAAAAGAAGAGGCGCTCTTAATTGATTTGTTACTGAACACAAACGTTATGTCTGCGACAATGGGATTTTTGGAGAAGAAGAATCTGATAGGACGAGATTATTACGAACAAAAAGAATCTCTGAAGCACATATGGTTCACCCCCTACGATGGATCCTCGTCAGGATTCAAACGAGTATTTCAAGGGGAAATCATCGGTGGTAAGATTTTGTACGGCATACAAGACTGGATAGCGTTTGACTTTGCAGAAAAATCCGGCCGTGCCAATTACCTGAGTTACACCGAAAAATTAGAACTAGGAAAG GCTCCTCAAACAGCGTCGATTCTCAAAATCAACTATGAAATTagtggaattaaaaaaaatgggacTTCCCTGTTTATCGGAACTTCCCCGGAATTGGAGCTGGCCCTATACACTATCTGCCACTATGCAAGACCCAACAATTATTGCAATATCGCACTCGGGGGAACGCGTTTCATGCTGTACACTCACACGTTCCGGTACTTCGGAGCTGACTTGATCGACCTTGGCCTTCCTATAGTGTAA
- the LOC124308582 gene encoding mucin-1-like isoform X6 has protein sequence MELKFHIIIFVVLVVAFGIDAKWGGSRGSSSRGSSSRGSSSRGSSSRGSSWFGGSSSRRKETSHPISSSKTNWWSSSKPSTNHNTGSSHTFLTSERGVGSSSVHRPSSSGSDPFRGASAPSLSHGSSTNNSPLRPFGTVPPPPIHHNRPLTPPPPGFVIPPKHTSVTQKTPIITRPTSRPVVRQPIQNHRNSTPNYGAPAPGFRRNVTSFGGSSYPRQPAYYDPTQTYLQPQTVYPHGNIQPIHNHIYPQQGSVLPPNPAPTYVILPGQQSYSSGRQTGDIFKEALIHAGVNAAVHRLTAPSYYDHYHQNSWSSYGVPPSSQGSYVTSTHIVNNYYDQGSGGAPMNNGGGGSSFPPNYPAQNYPSFSSGSSQPAPPPSVGYPTGNTGSNGNSGPQGTFVSPGNPNSGLPSNGISSPSQNNGQGQSNPTYNWPMAVSDEELWNITEKLFSMDENNAQKYITLNLQNKTTANSTNITDASPQPLFNIQHEAYQIQTVRAIRSLYQAASQVENKTRENSRKEEALLIDLLLNTNVMSATMGFLEKKNLIGRDYYEQKESLKHIWFTPYDGSSSGFKRVFQGEIIGGKILYGIQDWIAFDFAEKSGRANYLSYTEKLELGKAPQTASILKINYEISGIKKNGTSLFIGTSPELELALYTICHYARPNNYCNIALGGTRFMLYTHTFRYFGADLIDLGLPIV, from the exons ATGGAACTGAAATTCcacataataatttttgtcgtGCTCGTTGTAGCTTTCG GCATTGACGCAAAATGGGGTGGATCTCGTGGAAGTTCGTCTCGCGGAAGTTCGTCTCGCGGAAGTTCGTCTCGTGGAAGTTCATCCCGTGGATCTTCGTGGTTTGGTGGAAGTTCGTCTCGTAGGAAGGAAACATCTCACCCAATTTCAAGCTCTAAAACAAACTGGTGGTCTAGTTCGAAGCCATCGACAAACCACAACACAG GATCATCACACACGTTTTTGACCTCAGAACGTGGAGTTGGTTCATCGTCAG TTCACCGCCCATCAAGCTCGGGATCGGATCCATTTCGAGGTGCCAGTGCTCCGTCATTAAGTCACG GCAGCAGCACCAACAACTCACCGTTGAGACCATTTGGCACTGTCCCACCTCCACCAATCCACC ACAATAGACCTCTGACACCTCCACCCCCTGGATTTGTTATACCTCCTAAGCACACATCGGTGACACAGAAAACCCCAATAATCACGAGACCCACATCTCGCCCAG TTGTCCGTCAACCTATTCAAAACCATCGCAATTCAACACCAAACTACGGTGCTCCGGCACCTGGTTTCAGAAGAAACGTAACTTCTTTCGGAGGAAGCAGCTATCCCAGGCAGCCAGCGTACTATGATCCAACCCAAACATACTTGCAGCCGCAGACAGTGTATCCGCATGGTAACATACAACCGATCCACAATCACATATATCCTCAGCAGGGATCCGTTCTGCCTCCAAACCCTGCGCCAACCTATGTGATATTACCGGGACAACAGTCTTATAGTTCGGGCAGACAGACGGGAGACATTTTCAAAGAGGCACTGATACATGCCGGCGTCAATGCTGCCGTTCACAGACTAACAGCTCCCAGCTACTACGATCACTACCATCAGAATTCCTGGAGCAGCTACGGTGTTCCTCCTTCTTCTCAAGGCAGCTATGTGACATCCACGCACATAGTCAACAATTACTATGACCAGGGATCTGGGGGTGCCCCGATGAATAATGGAGGCGGTGGTTCCAGTTTCCCACCAAATTACCCCGCGCAGAATTACCCCAGCTTCTCTTCGGGTAGTTCGCAACCTGCGCCTCCACCTAGCGTTGGATACCCAACTGGAAATACTGGAAGTAACGGCAATTCCGGACCTCAGGGTACGTTTGTTTCACCTGGAAATCCCAACTCCGGGCTGCCGTCAAATGGTATTTCTTCTCCGTCCCAAAATAATGGACAGGGACAATCAAATCCCACCTACAACTGGCCTATGGCAGTTTCTGATGAAGAGTTGTGGAACATTACTGAGAAACTATTTAGcatggatgaaaataatgcCCAAAAGTATATCACCCTGAATTTGCAGAACAAGACAACTGCTAACAGCACCAACATCACAGACGCTTCTCCTCAGCC CTTGTTCAACATTCAGCACGAGGCGTACCAGATTCAGACTGTTCGAGCGATTCGCTCTTTGTATCAAGCAGCATCTCAAGTAGAGAACAAGACGCGTGAAAACAGTAGAAAAGAAGAGGCGCTCTTAATTGATTTGTTACTGAACACAAACGTTATGTCTGCGACAATGGGATTTTTGGAGAAGAAGAATCTGATAGGACGAGATTATTACGAACAAAAAGAATCTCTGAAGCACATATGGTTCACCCCCTACGATGGATCCTCGTCAGGATTCAAACGAGTATTTCAAGGGGAAATCATCGGTGGTAAGATTTTGTACGGCATACAAGACTGGATAGCGTTTGACTTTGCAGAAAAATCCGGCCGTGCCAATTACCTGAGTTACACCGAAAAATTAGAACTAGGAAAG GCTCCTCAAACAGCGTCGATTCTCAAAATCAACTATGAAATTagtggaattaaaaaaaatgggacTTCCCTGTTTATCGGAACTTCCCCGGAATTGGAGCTGGCCCTATACACTATCTGCCACTATGCAAGACCCAACAATTATTGCAATATCGCACTCGGGGGAACGCGTTTCATGCTGTACACTCACACGTTCCGGTACTTCGGAGCTGACTTGATCGACCTTGGCCTTCCTATAGTGTAA
- the LOC124308582 gene encoding uncharacterized protein LOC124308582 isoform X4 — protein sequence MELKFHIIIFVVLVVAFGIDAKWGGSRGSSSRGSSSRGSSSRGSSSRGSSWFGGSSSRRKETSHPISSSKTNWWSSSKPSTNHNTGSSHTFLTSERGVGSSSGSNTNNSPLRPFGTVPPPRHTGSSTNNSPLRPFGTVPPPPIHRNDFNNRPLTPPPPGFVIPPKHTSVTQKTPIITRPTSRPVVRQPIQNHRNSTPNYGAPAPGFRRNVTSFGGSSYPRQPAYYDPTQTYLQPQTVYPHGNIQPIHNHIYPQQGSVLPPNPAPTYVILPGQQSYSSGRQTGDIFKEALIHAGVNAAVHRLTAPSYYDHYHQNSWSSYGVPPSSQGSYVTSTHIVNNYYDQGSGGAPMNNGGGGSSFPPNYPAQNYPSFSSGSSQPAPPPSVGYPTGNTGSNGNSGPQGTFVSPGNPNSGLPSNGISSPSQNNGQGQSNPTYNWPMAVSDEELWNITEKLFSMDENNAQKYITLNLQNKTTANSTNITDASPQPLFNIQHEAYQIQTVRAIRSLYQAASQVENKTRENSRKEEALLIDLLLNTNVMSATMGFLEKKNLIGRDYYEQKESLKHIWFTPYDGSSSGFKRVFQGEIIGGKILYGIQDWIAFDFAEKSGRANYLSYTEKLELGKAPQTASILKINYEISGIKKNGTSLFIGTSPELELALYTICHYARPNNYCNIALGGTRFMLYTHTFRYFGADLIDLGLPIV from the exons ATGGAACTGAAATTCcacataataatttttgtcgtGCTCGTTGTAGCTTTCG GCATTGACGCAAAATGGGGTGGATCTCGTGGAAGTTCGTCTCGCGGAAGTTCGTCTCGCGGAAGTTCGTCTCGTGGAAGTTCATCCCGTGGATCTTCGTGGTTTGGTGGAAGTTCGTCTCGTAGGAAGGAAACATCTCACCCAATTTCAAGCTCTAAAACAAACTGGTGGTCTAGTTCGAAGCCATCGACAAACCACAACACAG GATCATCACACACGTTTTTGACCTCAGAACGTGGAGTTGGTTCATCGTCAG GCAGCAACACCAACAACTCACCGTTGAGGCCATTTGGCACTGTCCCACCTCCGAGACATActg GCAGCAGCACCAACAACTCACCGTTGAGACCATTTGGCACTGTCCCACCTCCACCAATCCACCGTAATGATTTTA ACAATAGACCTCTGACACCTCCACCCCCTGGATTTGTTATACCTCCTAAGCACACATCGGTGACACAGAAAACCCCAATAATCACGAGACCCACATCTCGCCCAG TTGTCCGTCAACCTATTCAAAACCATCGCAATTCAACACCAAACTACGGTGCTCCGGCACCTGGTTTCAGAAGAAACGTAACTTCTTTCGGAGGAAGCAGCTATCCCAGGCAGCCAGCGTACTATGATCCAACCCAAACATACTTGCAGCCGCAGACAGTGTATCCGCATGGTAACATACAACCGATCCACAATCACATATATCCTCAGCAGGGATCCGTTCTGCCTCCAAACCCTGCGCCAACCTATGTGATATTACCGGGACAACAGTCTTATAGTTCGGGCAGACAGACGGGAGACATTTTCAAAGAGGCACTGATACATGCCGGCGTCAATGCTGCCGTTCACAGACTAACAGCTCCCAGCTACTACGATCACTACCATCAGAATTCCTGGAGCAGCTACGGTGTTCCTCCTTCTTCTCAAGGCAGCTATGTGACATCCACGCACATAGTCAACAATTACTATGACCAGGGATCTGGGGGTGCCCCGATGAATAATGGAGGCGGTGGTTCCAGTTTCCCACCAAATTACCCCGCGCAGAATTACCCCAGCTTCTCTTCGGGTAGTTCGCAACCTGCGCCTCCACCTAGCGTTGGATACCCAACTGGAAATACTGGAAGTAACGGCAATTCCGGACCTCAGGGTACGTTTGTTTCACCTGGAAATCCCAACTCCGGGCTGCCGTCAAATGGTATTTCTTCTCCGTCCCAAAATAATGGACAGGGACAATCAAATCCCACCTACAACTGGCCTATGGCAGTTTCTGATGAAGAGTTGTGGAACATTACTGAGAAACTATTTAGcatggatgaaaataatgcCCAAAAGTATATCACCCTGAATTTGCAGAACAAGACAACTGCTAACAGCACCAACATCACAGACGCTTCTCCTCAGCC CTTGTTCAACATTCAGCACGAGGCGTACCAGATTCAGACTGTTCGAGCGATTCGCTCTTTGTATCAAGCAGCATCTCAAGTAGAGAACAAGACGCGTGAAAACAGTAGAAAAGAAGAGGCGCTCTTAATTGATTTGTTACTGAACACAAACGTTATGTCTGCGACAATGGGATTTTTGGAGAAGAAGAATCTGATAGGACGAGATTATTACGAACAAAAAGAATCTCTGAAGCACATATGGTTCACCCCCTACGATGGATCCTCGTCAGGATTCAAACGAGTATTTCAAGGGGAAATCATCGGTGGTAAGATTTTGTACGGCATACAAGACTGGATAGCGTTTGACTTTGCAGAAAAATCCGGCCGTGCCAATTACCTGAGTTACACCGAAAAATTAGAACTAGGAAAG GCTCCTCAAACAGCGTCGATTCTCAAAATCAACTATGAAATTagtggaattaaaaaaaatgggacTTCCCTGTTTATCGGAACTTCCCCGGAATTGGAGCTGGCCCTATACACTATCTGCCACTATGCAAGACCCAACAATTATTGCAATATCGCACTCGGGGGAACGCGTTTCATGCTGTACACTCACACGTTCCGGTACTTCGGAGCTGACTTGATCGACCTTGGCCTTCCTATAGTGTAA